The Thermodesulfobacterium sp. TA1 sequence CGCAAAGAAGATTGCAAAGTATCTTGGAACAGAACACACAGAGCTTTACTGCACTCCAAAAGAAGCCTTTGAGATTATTCCCAAGCTTCCTGAAATATACGATGAACCTTTTGGAGATTCTTCAGCCATACCAACCTACCTTGTTTCTAAACTTGCAAGGTCCCAGGTAAAAGTTTCTCTTTCCGCAGACGGAGGAGATGAGCAGTTTTGCGGATATTCAAGTTATTGGCTAATTTCAGGCAGAATAAAGAAACTTTCAAAACTCCCTTTTTCAGGTTTAATATCTAAGTTTCTTGATGTTATCCATCCAGATTTTGCTCAAAAGATCTACAATACTTTAAAACCAATACTGCCTAAATACACAAATTTTAGGGACAAGTTTATAAAGCTCAGAAATATCCTAAAAGTTAAGGATAGCATGGAGATGTATAACTTTGCGGTAAGCTACTTTTTAGAGGAGGACCTCAGAGAGCTTGGGCTTAATTCTTACAGAAGATTAACAGACTGGAGCAAAGAGCCAAAACTTGACCTTTTGAGCTCAATGATGTTAACAGACCTAAAAACTTACCTGCCAGATGATATACTGGTAAAGGTGGATAGAGCAACCATGGCTGTTGCTTTGGAAGGAAGAGAGCCTTTTTTGGACCACAGGATCTTAGAATGGACCTGTCAATTGCCATCGGAATTCAAATACAAAAACGGAGTCAGTAAATACATCCTTAGAAAGGTTTTGTATAAATACGTTCCAAGGGAGCTTTTGGATAGGACAAAGCAAGGTTTTGGAGTGCCAATGTATGAATGGTTTAAAAGAGATTTGAAGGAGCTATACATAGAATATCTAAGCGAACACAGGATAAGGTCTGCGGGTATTTTTGATTTTGTAGCAGTAAAAAGACTACTTGACGATTATCTTATGGATAGAGGAGTAAATCACAACAAGCTTTGGCTTTTGTTCGTGTTTGAATTGTGGAGGGAAAAATGGATTTGATTTTTATTAAAGGAAAAATTAAAAGATTGATGAAATTAGGTCCTTTTGGAGCTTTTAAATGTTTGTATCATAGACATAAGATAAAGAGATTAGTAGAAAATATAGGTATAGATATTGATCCATGGCACATATACAATAATTTCTTTTGCAGATATTACAAACGAATAGTTGTCAATATTGTAAACTCACTTAAACCAGAAATAGTAGTTGAAGTTGGGTGTGGCACAGGAGAGATTATAAGGAGAGTTAATGCAAGCACTAAAATAGGCATAGATATTAACAGCGATTTGATTAAGTTAGCTAAAATTATTAACCCTGAAGCAGAGTATATAGTTGGTGATTTTTCTACAATTCTTTCTTTGCCATTTAATAGAATAGATTGCCTACTTACCGTAAATGTAATCCATGGCATTTCGCAAGATGATTTAAGAAACTACATAAGGTCAATAATTGATAAAAAGAAAGTTAAATATATACTTACTGATAATTACAAAGAAAGCTATCCATACGAAAATAAAACTTACTCTCATAATTTGGAAAGTTACGATGAGCGCATTACGCTCTTAGAGATATTTGACGATGGAGAAGGATATAGAGATTTCTTTCTATGGAGAGTAGATTATGAGCGCTAAATACTTAATCAGGCTTGATGATGCTTGTCCAACTATGGACATAGAGAAGTGGAACCTAATAGAGCAATACTTGGATAAACATAATCTTAAACCTCTTGTAGCAGTTATTCCTTACTGTAAAGATGAGAGCTTACACTTTAACGAACCTGTAAAAGACTTTTGGCAGATTGTAAAAAGATGGAAAAGTAAAGGATGGACTATTGGCATGCATGGGTATCAGCATGTCTACGTCGAATTGAAAGACAAGAAAAAGTCTTTAATTCCCATACATAACAGAACTGAGTTTGCAGGCTTGCCCTATGAAGTTCAAAAGGAAAAAATTGAGAAGGCTTGGAAGATTTTCCTGAGTCAGGGCATTAAGCCAGATGTATGGGTGGCGCCAGCACATACTTTTGATTTAAATACTTTAAAAACTTTGGAAAAAGTTACAGAAATAAGAATTGTTTCAGATTGTTTTGCTTTTTATCCATTTAAGTATAATAATTTCTTCTTTGTTCCACAACAGCTGTGGAAATTTATAAGATTTCCATTCGGTGTATGGACCATCTGCTTACATCCCAATACTATGTCAAAAGATGATTTTAATAAATTGGAGCTTTGGCTTCAAAGTAGCAGAGAACAGTTTGTAAATTTCTTCCAAGTTGAATTAAAAAACAGAAGTTGGACTGCTTTAGAAAGGTTTATTAACCACAACTTTTGGTTTGACGATAATAAGAAGAACTGGTTTAAAATTATCAAGCGCGTGATGAAATGAAAAGTCCCAATAGAAATATTTTCTTTCTTATTAATTCCTTAGCTGGGGGTGGGGCAGAGAAGGTTCTTGTTAGACTTCTGCATTATTTAAAGCCAGAGAAATTATTCCTTTTAGAAAAAGATATCGCCTATCAAATTGAAGAAGAACCTACACTTCTAAGCTCCCATTTAAAGAACACAAATCCTTTACTTAAGACTTTTTTTATCCCTGTATATGCCTATAGATTAGCAAAAAACATAGGAGAAAATTCCGTGGTAATATCCTTTTTAGAAAGGGCAAATTTTGTAAATGTCTTTGCTAAGCTATACAAAAAACACAAAACGGTAATTTCCGTTCGTACGGATCAAGTTAAAGGACATGTAGGATTTAGAAAGTTTAATAAACTGCTTGTTAAACTATTTTATCCAAGAGCAGACCTTTTAATCGCCGTAAGTGAAGGAGTTAAAAAAAGCTTGATATCACTTGGTATAGAAGAAGGGAAAATAAAAGTTATTTACAATCCTTATCCAATAGAAAACATAGAGGAGTTAGCAAAGGAAGATTTAAGGGAGTGGGAAAGTGTATTTGAAGGTCCTGTAATCATCACCGCTGGCAGACTAACCAAACCGAAAGGTCAGTGGTATCTTTTAAGAGTTTTTAGGCAGTTAAAAGAAACCAAGAAAGATCTGAAGCTTGTCATACTTGGAGAAGGCGAGCTAAAGGAATACTTAGTAACGCTTTCGGAAGAGCTTGGACTAAGGACCTTTGTTTGGGACAGAGACAGCTTTTCTGAAGATTTTGACGTTTATTTTCTTGGCTTCCAAAAAAACCCTTTTAAGTTTATTGCAAGGTCAAAGCTTTTTGTCTTTCCATCCCTTTGGGAAGGATTTCCTAACGCTTTAGTTGAAGCCATGGCTTGTGGTGTACCAGTTGTTTCTTCTGATTGCAGAAGTGGTCCGAGGGAGATACTGGCACCCAACACTGATGTGGAGTATCAGACTGAAAAGCCGGAGTTTGCAGAGTATGGTGTGCTTATGCCTGTTTTTGATGTAAAATTTAAATCAGCAAAGGAGCCGTTGGAAGAAAAGGAAAGGATGTGGGTGGAGGAACTTGATAGAATGCTTAGGGATGAGAGTTTAAGGATGGAATATTCCACGAAAAGTAAAAAAAGAGCAGAAGATTTTAGGATTGAGAGGGTTATACATCAGTGGATGGAGGTTTTGTATGGTTGAAAATTTAAAAATCTGCGTAGTAGGGCTTGGGTATGTGGGGCTTCCTTTGGCTGTAAGCTTAGCAAGACATTTTAGAGTAATTGGTTTTGACGTAAACAAAAAGAGGGTAGAGGAGCTTTTAAGCGGTGTGGATAGAACGGGTGAAGTGGAAGATGCAGAGGATTTAACTCAGGAAAACATAGAATTTACAAGCGACCCATCGCGCATTGGAGAGTGCAATTTCATTATCGTGGCTGTACCTACACCTGTGGATAAGCTAAAAAATCCAGACCTTTCTTTTCTCAGGTCTGCTTCAGAGACCGTGGGTAGGCATATGAAGCCTGGTAGTGTGGTGGTATACGAGTCCACTGTTTATCCCGGAGCTACAGAGGAGGTGTGTGTGCCAATACTGGAAAAAGAAAGCGGTCTTAAGTGGAAGAAAGATTTTTTTGTAGGATACTCTCCTGAGAGGGTCAATCCCGGAGACAAAGAGCATACATTAGAAAAAATCGTAAAAGTGGTAGCGGGGGATACTCCCGAAACCCTTGAGCTTATAGCCGAGGTCTACGGAAAGATAATTAAGGCTGGCGTTTATAAAGCCCCAGATATAAGAACCGCAGAAGCGGCAAAGGTTATAGAAAATATTCAAAGGGACATAAACATAGCCTTGATAAACGAGCTTGCCCTTATATTTCACCGGCTTGGGCTTGACACAAAAGAGGTGCTAAAGGCAGCTGGAACAAAATGGAACTTTTTGAAGTTTGAACCTGGATTGGTGGGGGGTCATTGCATACCAGTAGATCCATACTATCTTGCTCACAAATCCTTAGAAGTTGGCTATGTGCCAGAGCTCATACTGGCAGGAAGAAGAATAAATGAATTTATACCAATCTATATAGCCCACGAGCTTGTAAAATATCTTATTAAAACTGGAAAAAAAGTAAAGGATGCCAAAGTCTTAGTGCTTGGAGCTTCCTTTAAGGAGAATGTGCCAGATGTAAGAAACAGTAAAGTGTTTGAAATTTTAAAGGAGCTTAAGGATTTTCAAGTAAACACGATCCTATACGATCCGGTAACTAACAAAGAGGAGGTGAAGGAAGAGTATGGAGTGGACCTTGAAGAAGACTTTTTGCTTCATAAACCATACGATGCCATACTGTTTGTAGTTAGACATAAAATATTTTTAGAAAAGTTTAATTTAGAAACTCTAAGAAAGCTTTGCAACGATCCTCCCATACTTTTTGATGTGAAAGGAGTGTTTGATAGGGAAGAGGCCAAAAAAATGGGTTTTGTATACTGGAGGCTTTGATATGGAGGGTAAGCTAAAGTCTATTGATTTTTTGATATTATGGATAGTGTTTTATCTTTACTCTATATTTGTTGGCTTTTTAGTTCAATTCTTTGTTTTACCCGTGCTTTTTCCTTATGCCCATTGGAAGGATGGTCTGATGGTTGGTGGAGATTGGATACTCTTTCATTCAGAAGCGGTAGAATTGGCAAAGAAAATAGAGCTTGAAGGATGGTCTGTTTGGAGTTTAAAGCCCCCCCTCATTATCAATCTATGATAGGGATAACTGCCCTGTTTTACGCCTTGACTGGTATACACAAACCTTGGGTTATGTTGTTTTACAATGCATTTTTACATGCCAGTGCCGGAGTAATACTTTTTTATCTACTTACGCTCTTCGAAGTTTCAAAAAAGTATGCTCTGATTTTTTCCGCTTTATTTGTAGTTTTTCCTACATCCCTTACCTGGGTTTCTCAAATTCACAAGGATGGTCTTTATATTTTGGGAATCTACTCTACTTTTCTTGCAATTGCCTTAGCATTTTCCAAAAATATATTTCAAAATTTGTTGGCTATATTGTTTGGAGCTTTAAGTGTTATTTCATTTTTAATCGTTGGTAGAGAGTATTCTTTAAA is a genomic window containing:
- the asnB gene encoding asparagine synthase (glutamine-hydrolyzing) → MCRIVGFLDLNYKQDYLMDKIILNMRDTLTHGGPDDAGVYLDKDIPLAFGHRRLSILDLSPLGRQPMEFENLVITYNGEVYNFREIRQELEGEGYKFFSSSDTEVILKAFHRWGMQAVQKFRGMFAFALWDKEKKELILCRDRVGVKPLFYYYKNGLFMFASELKAFHKHPKFEKEIDPIGLSLYLQYGYIPAPYTIFKNTFKLKPAHFLIVKPNGEIEEFPFWRIETFFEEGKSKKDIWLKKGEDELAQELEDILMESFKLRLVSDVPVGMFLSGGIDSSTVCALLAKEGIRLKTFTIGFYEKEYNEAEYAKKIAKYLGTEHTELYCTPKEAFEIIPKLPEIYDEPFGDSSAIPTYLVSKLARSQVKVSLSADGGDEQFCGYSSYWLISGRIKKLSKLPFSGLISKFLDVIHPDFAQKIYNTLKPILPKYTNFRDKFIKLRNILKVKDSMEMYNFAVSYFLEEDLRELGLNSYRRLTDWSKEPKLDLLSSMMLTDLKTYLPDDILVKVDRATMAVALEGREPFLDHRILEWTCQLPSEFKYKNGVSKYILRKVLYKYVPRELLDRTKQGFGVPMYEWFKRDLKELYIEYLSEHRIRSAGIFDFVAVKRLLDDYLMDRGVNHNKLWLLFVFELWREKWI
- a CDS encoding class I SAM-dependent methyltransferase, whose product is MDLIFIKGKIKRLMKLGPFGAFKCLYHRHKIKRLVENIGIDIDPWHIYNNFFCRYYKRIVVNIVNSLKPEIVVEVGCGTGEIIRRVNASTKIGIDINSDLIKLAKIINPEAEYIVGDFSTILSLPFNRIDCLLTVNVIHGISQDDLRNYIRSIIDKKKVKYILTDNYKESYPYENKTYSHNLESYDERITLLEIFDDGEGYRDFFLWRVDYER
- a CDS encoding DUF2334 domain-containing protein encodes the protein MSAKYLIRLDDACPTMDIEKWNLIEQYLDKHNLKPLVAVIPYCKDESLHFNEPVKDFWQIVKRWKSKGWTIGMHGYQHVYVELKDKKKSLIPIHNRTEFAGLPYEVQKEKIEKAWKIFLSQGIKPDVWVAPAHTFDLNTLKTLEKVTEIRIVSDCFAFYPFKYNNFFFVPQQLWKFIRFPFGVWTICLHPNTMSKDDFNKLELWLQSSREQFVNFFQVELKNRSWTALERFINHNFWFDDNKKNWFKIIKRVMK
- a CDS encoding glycosyltransferase; this translates as MKSPNRNIFFLINSLAGGGAEKVLVRLLHYLKPEKLFLLEKDIAYQIEEEPTLLSSHLKNTNPLLKTFFIPVYAYRLAKNIGENSVVISFLERANFVNVFAKLYKKHKTVISVRTDQVKGHVGFRKFNKLLVKLFYPRADLLIAVSEGVKKSLISLGIEEGKIKVIYNPYPIENIEELAKEDLREWESVFEGPVIITAGRLTKPKGQWYLLRVFRQLKETKKDLKLVILGEGELKEYLVTLSEELGLRTFVWDRDSFSEDFDVYFLGFQKNPFKFIARSKLFVFPSLWEGFPNALVEAMACGVPVVSSDCRSGPREILAPNTDVEYQTEKPEFAEYGVLMPVFDVKFKSAKEPLEEKERMWVEELDRMLRDESLRMEYSTKSKKRAEDFRIERVIHQWMEVLYG
- a CDS encoding nucleotide sugar dehydrogenase translates to MVENLKICVVGLGYVGLPLAVSLARHFRVIGFDVNKKRVEELLSGVDRTGEVEDAEDLTQENIEFTSDPSRIGECNFIIVAVPTPVDKLKNPDLSFLRSASETVGRHMKPGSVVVYESTVYPGATEEVCVPILEKESGLKWKKDFFVGYSPERVNPGDKEHTLEKIVKVVAGDTPETLELIAEVYGKIIKAGVYKAPDIRTAEAAKVIENIQRDINIALINELALIFHRLGLDTKEVLKAAGTKWNFLKFEPGLVGGHCIPVDPYYLAHKSLEVGYVPELILAGRRINEFIPIYIAHELVKYLIKTGKKVKDAKVLVLGASFKENVPDVRNSKVFEILKELKDFQVNTILYDPVTNKEEVKEEYGVDLEEDFLLHKPYDAILFVVRHKIFLEKFNLETLRKLCNDPPILFDVKGVFDREEAKKMGFVYWRL